The following are encoded in a window of Colletotrichum lupini chromosome 3, complete sequence genomic DNA:
- a CDS encoding vacuolar ATPase assembly integral membrane protein VMA21 has protein sequence MATRRIVASEKTILEKDDVVGASPAAGDKSNITPAVPMDVILKLLGFTLAMIVLPIGTYFATVDFLFKGNSTFAGALAAVMANVVLISYVIVAMKEDQSDQLEAKKQGKKDR, from the exons ATGGCGACCCGACGCATCGTGGCCTCGGAGAAGACCATCCTCGAGAAGGATGATGTGGTTGGTGCCAGTCCCGCTGCTGGCGACAAGTCCAACATCACTCCTGCTGTACCAATGGATGTCATCTTGAAGCTTCTTGGATTCACGTTGGCCATGATTGTGTTGCCCATCGGCACCTACTTTGCTACGGTCGACTTCCTTTTCAAGG GCAATTCGACATTTGCCGGCGCTCTTGCTGCTGTAATGGCCAACGTGGTATTGATCAGTTATGTTATCGTTGCCATGAAGGAGGATCAGAGCGACCAGCTGGAAGCGAAGAAGCAAGGGAAAAAAGACCGTTGA
- a CDS encoding SNF2 super family protein, whose protein sequence is MVINYTLSSSPPPVGSSAMGTSPIRGLRRGNDADELADETIPESPYQTQATQIVNRTSLASQAKTQPDHSSSPSSRSVIEVPASSPFQNKSSYFSRLVPPGSRFQPPPKSQAPSNPRKRPSAEPVLIQGSSDDEDDRTSRGNISQTSFKKHVANFEYVSVDKLQKKIEEVSEALNGTIPVQYYKEALTACHNNVEDAINYLLDGRHLKPKVNSFVSSTKPSITVGDERTKNMDRKSGRPGSPSKPKLLGRHAPTLPTPSRSTTPSPPKPKRRRLMQGRRPGRSPPASQQAHEDEPSLDELAADKVDEPIIIPDDNEDEDFDNEDELNEAVKDSLQDKALQAINTSSIADLSAMTNIKMDELKIIETKRPFDTISEVQAVSVAKKANARSRRPKVPIGETLVDAIMEFTRSVNAIDEVVAECEKKANKVKQEISRWDLDVKGQKRSTQSSSTNSDLPLTPTSFHTQKLSEPPISCQPKFMDGHCTMRPFQLFGLNWMSLLYNSGYGCILADEMGLGKTCQVISLICHLVENYEKTGKGERPWPNLVVVPPSTFSNWMGEFQRFAPDLSILAYQGPQAERREIAYEMLENPSDYHVVLTTYTQVGSEEDLEALRELQPAAAIFDEGHKMKNPKTKIYKDLIRIKAGWRMLLTGTPVQNNLMEMLALLNFIDPLQFNGRMDQLQYMFSQKVTIRDVNNGAFLYGERVSRARTILEPFILQRRKQQVLSDMPAKICNVAYCDLAPGVQKELYEDYERLFKAGPVKKTTTGRQSDQNNSWMQLRKAALHPQLFRRYFDNKKVEKMANILMREVPQSELQQPRIDHLIGELQNSSDFELHLWCRDYACIRHLDVPEGSWMDSGKVVKLLELIHQYRDNGDRVLVFSKFAKVIEILREVLHTDNIRHCVLYGQTNVAERQDLIDEFNNDTDITAFLLTTGAGGTGINLTSANKIIIFDQSDNPQDDIQAENRAHRLGQTRDVEVIRLLTSHTIEELIYKACQKKIELAEKVTGAVEDLDDKNAEENLEKEVRKMMADQLTPS, encoded by the coding sequence ATGGTAATCAACTATACCCTCAGCTCCTCACCGCCGCCGGTGGGCAGCTCGGCAATGGGCACGTCACCGATCAGAGGCCTTCGTCGCGGTAACGACGCCGACGAGCTCGCCGACGAGACGATCCCCGAATCCCCCTACCAGACACAAGCGACGCAAATTGTCAATCGAACGTCACTCGCGTCCCAAGCCAAGACGCAACCCGATCATTCCTCCTCCCCCTCTTCGCGTTCAGTCATTGAGGTTCCCGCATCCTCTCCGTTCCAGAACAAATCCAGCTACTTCTCACGCCTCGTGCCCCCCGGCTCACGATTTCAGCCGCCCCCCAAGTCACAAGCGCCTTCCAACCCGCGGAAGAGGCCCTCGGCGGAGCCTGTGCTCATACAAGGCTCGTCAGATGACGAAGATGATCGAACGTCCCGTGGCAATATCAGCCAGACATCTTTCAAGAAGCATGTCGCCAACTTTGAGTACGTTTCGGTGGATAAGCTGCAAAAGAAGATTGAAGAGGTTTCTGAGGCGCTCAACGGCACGATACCGGTTCAATACTATAAGGAAGCTTTGACCGCATGCCACAATAATGTTGAGGACGCAATCAACTACTTGTTGGATGGTCGGCATCTGAAGCCCAAAGTCAACAGCTTCGTGAGCTCTACCAAGCCAAGCATAACCGTTGGCGACGAAAGAACAAAGAACATGGACCGCAAGTCAGGCAGACCCGGCTCACCCAGCAAGCCAAAACTACTCGGGCGACATGCCCCGACTCTACCAACACCTTCTCGAAGCACCACCCCCTCACCACCAAAGCCCAAGCGCAGGCGCTTGATGCAAGGTCGTCGCCCCGGTAGATCTCCACCTGCGTCCCAGCAGGCTCACGAAGACGAGCCGTCCCTAGACGAGCTTGCCGCCGACAAAGTGGACGAGCCTATCATCATTCCTGATGACAATGAAGACGAGGATTTTGATAACGAGGATGAATTGAACGAGGCGGTCAAGGACAGCCTGCAGGACAAGGCTCTCCAAGCCATCAACACCAGCTCGATCGCGGATCTGTCAGCCATGACGAATATCAAGATGGACGAGCTGAAGATTATTGAGACGAAGAGGCCTTTCGATACCATTAGCGAGGTACAAGCCGTTTCGGTGGCCAAGAAGGCAAACGCTCGCAGCAGGAGGCCTAAGGTTCCAATTGGAGAGACCCTGGTCGATGCAATCATGGAATTCACTCGCAGCGTCAATGCCATTGACGAAGTGGTAGCCGAATGCGAGAAGAAGGCGAACAAGGTCAAGCAGGAGATCAGCCGATGGGACCTCGATGTTAAGGGTCAGAAACGGAGCACACAGAGCTCCTCCACTAACAGCGATCTCCCCCTGACACCGACAAGCTTCCACACTCAAAAGCTTTCGGAGCCGCCAATCTCCTGCCAGCCGAAGTTCATGGATGGGCACTGCACTATGCGTCCCTTTCAGCTGTTCGGTCTCAACTGGATGTCCCTCCTGTACAACAGTGGCTACGGATGCATTCTAGCCGATGAGATGGGGCTAGGCAAAACTTGCCAGGTCATTTCTCTCATCTGTCATCTTGTCGAAAACTACGAGAAAACCGGAAAGGGTGAGAGGCCGTGGCCCAATCTTGTGGTTGTACCACCGTCGACGTTCTCAAACTGGATGGGAGAGTTCCAGCGCTTTGCTCCCGACCTCTCGATTCTTGCATATCAAGGTCCTCAAGCCGAACGTAGAGAGATAGCATACGAGATGCTCGAGAACCCGTCGGACTACCACGTCGTCTTGACGACCTATACCCAAGTCGGCTCCGAGGAGGACCTGGAGGCTCTCCGAGAGTTGCAGCCAGCCGCAGCCATCTTTGACGAGGGGCACAAGATGAAGAACCCCAAGACCAAGATTTACAAGGACTTGATCAGGATCAAGGCCGGTTGGAGAATGCTTCTCACCGGAACACCTGTTCAGAACAACTTGATGGAAATGCTGGCGTTGTTGAACTTCATTGACCCACTCCAGTTCAACGGTCGGATGGACCAGCTCCAGTACATGTTCAGCCAAAAGGTCACCATTCGCGATGTCAACAATGGTGCTTTCCTCTACGGCGAGCGTGTCAGCCGAGCCAGAACGATTCTGGAGCCGTTCATCCTGCAGCGTCGCAAGCAGCAGGTGCTCTCTGACATGCCGGCCAAGATTTGCAATGTCGCATACTGCGATCTGGCACCAGGAGTACAGAAGGAACTGTACGAGGACTACGAGCGACTTTTCAAGGCTGGCCCGGTCAAGAAGACGACAACCGGGCGTCAGAGCGACCAAAACAACAGCTGGATGCAGCTTCGGAAGGCGGCTCTTCACCCGCAACTATTCCGTCGTTACTTTGACAACAAGAAGGTTGAGAAGATGGCGAATATTTTAATGCGAGAGGTTCCGCAATCCGAGCTGCAACAACCGCGGATTGACCATCTCATTGGGGAGCTGCAAAATTCTTCCGATTTCGAGCTGCATCTCTGGTGCCGTGATTACGCTTGTATCAGGCATCTTGACGTCCCTGAGGGTTCTTGGATGGACAGTGGCAAGGTCGTCAAGCTACTAGAGCTCATCCACCAGTATCGCGACAACGGCGACCGCGTCCTCGTCTTCAGCAAATTTGCAAAGGTCATTGAGATCCTACGGGAGGTCCTTCACACCGATAACATCAGGCACTGCGTCTTATATGGCCAGACCAACGTCGCCGAGCGCCAGGATCTGATTGACGAGTTCAACAACGATACAGATATCACAGCCTTTTTGCTCACGACGGGCGCTGGTGGCACTGGCATCAACCTGACCTCTGCCAATAAGATCATCATCTTTGATCAATCCGACAACCCGCAGGACGACATTCAGGCCGAGAACCGAGCTCACCGCCTCGGCCAGACGCGGGATGTGGAGGTGATTCGCTTGCTGACATCGCACACCATTGAGGAGCTCATCTATAAAGCCTGCCAGAAGAAGATTGAGCTCGCCGAGAAGGTCACTGGTGCGGTGGAGGATTTGGACGACAAGAATGCCGAGGAGAACTTGGAGAAGGAGGTTCGAAAGATGATGGCGGATCAGTTGACTCCTTCATGA
- a CDS encoding fumarylacetoacetate hydrolase, which yields RLVRFLARDGKTYYGDAILPSGVTDIAKARQARIVTGDIFGRHDVTENVADIRLLLSPLAPEHVKTVRCLGLNYANHAKESNMAIPKFPVLFYKPVTSLAGPTDPVPVHPIAQTGSTLDYECELVIVIGKTAADVSEDDALNYVLGYAVGNDVSHREWQIQRGGGQWSLGKGFDGWAPFGPGIVTNKVIKDPQNLKIFTKVNGETVQNNNTKDMIFGIKKTISFLSQGTTLLPGDVIFTGTPEGVGMGRKPQLWLKDGDVVEVGLENVGSCINKIEFSKVKSKI from the exons AGACTCGTTCGCTTCCTTGCCCGGGACGGCAAGACGTACTACGGCGATGCAATTCTGCCGAGCGGCGTCACTGACATCGCCAAGGCGAGGCAAGCCAGAATCGTGACGGGCGACATCTTTGGAAGACACGACGTCACAGAAAACGTCGCCGACATCCGCCTTCTGCTGTCCCCCCTTGCGCCTGAGCACGTCAAGACTGTACGGTGCCTCGGCCTCAACTATGCCAACCACGCCAAGGAG TCAAACATGGCAATTCCCAAATTCCCAGTTCTCTTC TACAAGCCTGTGACCTCTCTGGCTGGACCGACTGACCCTGTTCCCGTGCACCCGATTGCTCAGACTGGCAGCACGCTGGACTACGAGTGCGAACTGGTCATCGTCATTGGCAAGACCGCTGCGGATGTCTCTGAGGACGATGCCCTCAACTACGTCCTCGGCTACGCCGTGGGCAACGATGTGTCACACCGCGAGTGGCAAATCCAGCGTGGCGGCGGTCAGTGGTCTCTCGGGAAAGGCTTTGACGGCTGGGCGCCGTTCGGGCCTGGCATTGTGACCAACAAGGTCATCAAGGATCCTCAAAACCTCAAGATCTTTACCAAGGTCAACGGGGAGACCGTTCAG AATAATAACACCAAAGACATGATCTTTGGCATCAAGAAGACAATCTCCTTCTTGAGCCAGGGCACTACCCTGCTCCCGGGAGACGTCATCTTCACCGGAAC TCCCGAGGGCGTTGGCATGGGTCGCAAGCCCCAATTGTGGCTCAAGGACGGAGACGTTGTTGAAGTTGGCCTTGAGAATGTGGGCTCTTGCATCAACAAGATCGAGTTCAGCAAGGTCAAGTCAAAGATTTAG